In one Agrobacterium tumefaciens genomic region, the following are encoded:
- a CDS encoding DMT family transporter gives MTDTTHPRLNPLHLAAAFASGCLLTLMVHFNGQLAHYGNALFSSWTAHGTGTVAALIYLAIMRPKKDAGAAEKPKAPLWAYCGGVVGAAIVILTSTAVNSPLALSGTIALGLGGQVIFSLLADLFGLFGLPKRRPDLRDMAAVALILCGSALIILVGRTA, from the coding sequence ATGACAGACACGACGCATCCACGCCTCAACCCGTTGCATCTTGCCGCCGCTTTCGCCAGCGGCTGCCTTCTGACCCTGATGGTGCATTTTAACGGTCAGCTTGCCCACTATGGCAACGCGCTGTTTTCCTCCTGGACTGCGCATGGCACCGGCACGGTAGCGGCGCTGATTTATCTCGCCATCATGCGCCCGAAGAAAGATGCGGGCGCCGCAGAGAAGCCGAAGGCACCGCTCTGGGCCTATTGCGGGGGCGTCGTCGGCGCTGCCATCGTCATCCTCACCTCCACCGCCGTCAATTCGCCGCTGGCGCTTTCAGGCACCATTGCGCTGGGTCTCGGCGGACAGGTGATCTTCAGCCTGCTGGCTGATCTTTTCGGCCTTTTCGGCCTGCCGAAACGGCGGCCGGATTTGCGTGACATGGCGGCGGTAGCGCTGATCCTGTGCGGTAGCGCCCTCATCATTCTGGTCGGGAGAACGGCATGA
- a CDS encoding DMT family transporter — protein sequence MIVWIAMAFTGGVFVALSRQINGRLSLSNSPLIASFWNHIVGFAVLTVIGLIVGGLIPPGAADAPWLAFIGGPIGVVFIASGSWLIPRIGAVNTALLVISGQMVSGVVLDLFSDHPPKIWASALGILLILGGMVLTQRRGR from the coding sequence ATGATCGTCTGGATCGCCATGGCTTTCACCGGCGGCGTCTTCGTTGCGCTCAGCCGGCAGATCAACGGCCGCCTCAGCCTGTCGAACTCGCCGCTCATCGCGTCCTTCTGGAACCATATCGTCGGCTTCGCGGTGCTGACCGTCATCGGCCTCATCGTCGGCGGCCTCATCCCGCCGGGCGCGGCCGATGCGCCCTGGCTCGCCTTTATCGGCGGCCCTATCGGCGTCGTCTTCATCGCCTCGGGTAGCTGGCTCATTCCCCGCATCGGCGCGGTCAATACGGCCCTTCTGGTCATCAGCGGCCAGATGGTGTCAGGCGTCGTCCTCGATCTTTTCAGCGATCATCCGCCGAAAATCTGGGCGAGCGCGCTCGGCATTCTGCTCATCCTCGGCGGCATGGTGCTGACGCAGCGGCGTGGCCGCTAG
- a CDS encoding DUF2778 domain-containing protein — protein MAFSAAAYNGAGPARSSCLKKSKSFSLGRMSALLGGGAFAGLFAFAAFASLHGMAAASHGVGQFEKTLVARLDSAETAIGQTVARDIHVRKFSRLSDHSHGQQKAVRLAGMMPEIGAKEFGERFGAAANAKGQATVKELAALRPSAIVDSALGRTTEVAYQSAASHPAFEVALARPQIEEEASSLLPDDVPLPSFRPEVAAAETVEPSPRPALSKADVASAPAFDAPVPLRAPQPPKQGTGAMLAFAKPDNPIREPSKMDAVPWPDRGNGTAIYDISSGLVHMPNGEKLEAHSGIGKMRDNPDYVHVRMRGSTPPSSYRLTMREARFHGVEAIRLTPENGVNPHGRDGLLAHTYMLAKRGESNGCVVFRDYPRFLAAFKRGEVKRMVVVPKLNGNRPTLASSGGKSGGKTLLGMFSRGSDS, from the coding sequence ATGGCGTTTTCTGCTGCGGCCTATAATGGCGCCGGTCCTGCCCGGTCGTCCTGCCTCAAGAAGAGCAAATCCTTTTCGCTTGGTCGAATGTCGGCGCTGCTTGGCGGCGGTGCCTTTGCCGGTCTTTTCGCCTTTGCTGCCTTCGCCTCGCTTCACGGCATGGCGGCTGCTTCGCATGGCGTCGGACAGTTTGAAAAGACGCTGGTGGCCAGGCTCGATTCCGCGGAGACGGCGATTGGCCAGACGGTCGCGCGGGATATTCATGTCCGCAAGTTTTCCCGCCTGAGCGACCACAGCCATGGCCAGCAGAAGGCAGTCCGCCTTGCCGGCATGATGCCCGAGATCGGCGCGAAGGAATTTGGCGAGCGTTTCGGTGCGGCTGCGAATGCGAAAGGGCAGGCGACGGTCAAGGAGCTTGCTGCGCTCCGGCCTTCGGCAATTGTCGATTCCGCGCTTGGGCGCACCACCGAGGTTGCCTATCAGAGTGCTGCTTCGCATCCGGCATTCGAAGTGGCGCTGGCGCGTCCGCAGATCGAGGAAGAGGCGAGCAGCCTGCTTCCGGACGACGTGCCGCTTCCGAGCTTCAGGCCCGAGGTGGCGGCTGCCGAGACCGTGGAGCCGTCGCCGCGTCCCGCCCTCTCCAAGGCCGACGTTGCTTCCGCGCCCGCATTCGACGCCCCTGTTCCGCTGCGCGCGCCGCAGCCGCCGAAACAGGGCACCGGCGCCATGCTCGCCTTTGCAAAGCCTGATAATCCGATACGCGAGCCGAGCAAGATGGATGCGGTTCCGTGGCCGGATCGCGGCAATGGCACGGCGATCTACGATATTTCTTCCGGCCTGGTGCACATGCCGAATGGGGAGAAGCTCGAGGCCCATTCCGGCATCGGCAAGATGCGCGACAACCCGGATTATGTTCACGTCAGAATGCGCGGCTCGACACCGCCTTCCAGCTACAGGCTGACAATGCGCGAAGCCCGTTTCCATGGCGTCGAGGCCATTCGGCTGACACCGGAAAACGGCGTCAACCCCCATGGCCGCGATGGCCTTCTGGCCCATACTTACATGCTGGCGAAACGCGGTGAATCGAATGGCTGCGTCGTGTTCCGGGATTATCCCCGCTTCCTCGCAGCCTTCAAGCGCGGTGAAGTCAAGCGCATGGTGGTGGTGCCGAAGCTCAACGGCAATCGTCCGACGCTCGCCAGCAGCGGTGGGAAGAGCGGTGGCAAGACCCTGCTCGGCATGTTCTCGCGCGGCAGCGATTCCTGA
- the pncA gene encoding bifunctional nicotinamidase/pyrazinamidase gives MKALLLIDIQNGFCPGGNLAVAEGDRVVPVANALIDNGGYDLIVASQDWHPENHGSFASQHPGKKPFDMGELSGKPQMMWPDHCVQGTPDAEFHPDLKTDAFDYIQQKGENPAVDSYSAFRDNDQGATTGLADYLTRQGVTQLDVCGLATDYCVSFSVLDALDMLPGVKIRFIEDASRGIDPQGIRASITAMREKGVAILKSRDILRD, from the coding sequence ATGAAGGCGCTGCTGCTCATCGATATCCAGAACGGCTTTTGCCCGGGCGGCAATCTGGCCGTTGCCGAGGGTGACAGGGTCGTACCCGTTGCCAACGCCCTGATCGACAATGGCGGTTATGACCTGATCGTCGCCTCGCAGGACTGGCACCCGGAAAACCACGGCAGTTTCGCCTCGCAGCATCCCGGTAAGAAACCGTTCGACATGGGCGAACTCTCCGGCAAACCGCAGATGATGTGGCCGGACCATTGCGTGCAGGGCACGCCGGATGCGGAATTTCACCCTGACCTGAAGACGGATGCTTTCGACTACATCCAGCAGAAGGGCGAAAACCCCGCCGTCGACAGCTATTCCGCCTTTCGCGACAACGACCAGGGGGCGACAACCGGCCTTGCCGATTATCTGACCCGCCAGGGCGTGACGCAGCTCGATGTCTGCGGCCTCGCCACCGATTATTGTGTCAGCTTCTCGGTGCTCGATGCGCTCGACATGCTGCCCGGCGTCAAAATCCGTTTTATCGAGGACGCAAGCCGCGGCATCGATCCGCAGGGCATAAGGGCGTCGATCACCGCCATGCGGGAAAAAGGCGTGGCCATTCTCAAGAGCCGCGACATATTACGCGACTGA
- a CDS encoding DUF2164 domain-containing protein, with protein sequence MLEKQEKAVLAARIKDYLARETETEMGLLQAEIFVEFLAEEVGYVFYNQGLKDAHSAILRRLEDAAGDIDVLEKPRLR encoded by the coding sequence ATGCTTGAGAAGCAGGAAAAGGCGGTCCTGGCCGCGCGTATCAAGGATTATCTCGCCAGGGAGACCGAAACCGAGATGGGGCTGCTGCAGGCAGAGATTTTCGTGGAATTTCTGGCTGAGGAAGTCGGGTATGTCTTTTACAATCAGGGGCTCAAGGATGCGCATTCCGCGATCCTGAGGCGTCTGGAAGATGCGGCAGGCGATATCGACGTGCTGGAGAAGCCGAGGCTGCGCTGA
- a CDS encoding AzlC family ABC transporter permease — protein MSKTDFREGLKAGFPIALSAAPFGALFGAVAVDNGLSIVEATIMSGTVYAGASQLVGIELFGQKVAPWLIVLSVFAVNFRHILYSAAIARMISNWSFLQKAAGFFVLVDPQFAESVRKYENTGTVGFAWYMGFATPVYVLWLAMTIVGASLGNMVGDPKAIGLDVLLPIYFMGMVLSFRQRENFYPVMLASALGATVAYHIVGSPWHVSLGALAGILVAVLYPPKPAGEANPESKVEKP, from the coding sequence ATGTCCAAAACAGATTTTCGCGAGGGATTGAAGGCCGGCTTTCCGATCGCCCTTTCCGCCGCCCCCTTCGGCGCGCTGTTCGGCGCGGTCGCGGTCGATAACGGGCTGAGCATCGTCGAGGCCACGATCATGAGCGGCACCGTCTATGCTGGCGCCAGCCAGCTGGTCGGCATCGAATTGTTCGGCCAGAAGGTCGCGCCCTGGCTGATTGTCCTTTCGGTCTTCGCCGTCAATTTCCGCCATATCCTCTATTCGGCCGCCATCGCCAGAATGATCTCCAACTGGTCTTTCCTGCAAAAGGCAGCGGGCTTCTTCGTGCTGGTGGATCCGCAATTCGCCGAATCGGTCAGGAAATACGAAAATACCGGCACGGTCGGTTTTGCCTGGTATATGGGCTTTGCCACACCGGTCTATGTCCTGTGGCTGGCCATGACCATTGTCGGCGCGTCGCTCGGCAACATGGTCGGCGATCCGAAAGCCATCGGTCTCGATGTGCTGCTGCCGATCTATTTCATGGGTATGGTCCTGAGTTTTCGCCAGCGCGAGAACTTCTACCCGGTGATGCTGGCAAGTGCACTCGGCGCAACGGTCGCCTATCACATCGTCGGCTCGCCCTGGCATGTCAGCCTCGGCGCGCTTGCCGGCATTCTCGTTGCAGTCCTCTATCCGCCCAAACCAGCCGGCGAGGCCAATCCTGAAAGCAAGGTGGAAAAGCCATGA
- a CDS encoding AzlD family protein, whose product MSDFLHADTLILIALAAVATYLTRIGGYVLMTRMKSIPPRMEAGLNAVPVAVLTTLVAPAFFEGGYEVKIGMVAALLVCLRFPGLTMLAIGWAIVIAIRHSSLF is encoded by the coding sequence ATGAGCGATTTTCTGCACGCCGATACACTGATCCTGATCGCGCTCGCCGCCGTCGCCACCTATCTCACCCGCATCGGTGGTTATGTTCTTATGACGCGGATGAAATCCATCCCGCCGCGCATGGAAGCGGGACTGAACGCCGTTCCCGTCGCGGTCTTGACCACACTCGTCGCACCCGCCTTTTTCGAAGGCGGATACGAGGTGAAGATTGGCATGGTGGCAGCGCTTCTGGTCTGCCTGCGCTTTCCGGGCCTGACGATGCTGGCCATCGGCTGGGCGATCGTCATCGCGATAAGGCACTCGTCGCTGTTTTAA
- a CDS encoding aminopeptidase P family protein, producing MFQTFENKSAPQFGKARVEALRASFEALGIDGFLVPRADEYQGEYVPECAERLSWLTGFTGSAGIALVTRTEAVVFVDGRYTTQLKSQVDQSVFSGGDLVGAPPSVWLSEHATEGFRLGIDPWLHTGAELKRLEKAVAAKGGSVVLLENNPLDALWQDRPSEPLEPVVIQPEAFTGKLAKEKIASLAETVSAKGADALLVTDPSSIAWIFNIRGNDVPHTPHPLARAIIYADGRADIFLDKRKTGIEAEAYLAQLATQLPPSKIADRLHAIASAKGRIMVDADLTPVALTGAITAAGGTLIEEADPVRLPRACKNEAELAGSAAAHVQDGAAMVEYLCWLDRQQPGSVTEIAAVKALEAARAKVGQGLQNPLKDVSFDTISGSGPHAAIIHYRVTTDTDRTLADGEMFLVDSGAQYVNGTTDITRTVAIGNVPEEQRRFFTLVLKGVIAISAARFPKGTRGCDLDPVARIALWKAGADYAHGTGHGVGSYLSVHEGPQRIARLSTQELLPGMILSNEPGYYRPGAFGIRIENLIYVREAEAVTGGDQPMLSFETLTWCPIDRRLIVAALLTDDELDWLNAYHAGVLEKLSPLIADEDVKAWLGAATLPLTRAA from the coding sequence ATGTTCCAGACCTTCGAAAACAAATCCGCGCCGCAATTCGGCAAGGCTCGCGTCGAGGCGCTGCGCGCCAGTTTCGAGGCCCTCGGTATCGACGGTTTCCTGGTGCCGCGCGCCGATGAATATCAGGGGGAATATGTGCCTGAGTGCGCCGAGCGCCTGTCCTGGCTGACCGGCTTTACCGGCTCTGCGGGCATTGCGCTGGTGACGCGCACGGAGGCCGTTGTTTTTGTCGATGGCCGTTATACGACGCAGCTCAAGTCGCAGGTCGACCAATCGGTGTTCAGCGGCGGCGATCTGGTTGGCGCGCCGCCCTCCGTCTGGTTGTCCGAACATGCGACCGAGGGCTTCAGGCTGGGCATTGATCCATGGCTGCATACCGGCGCTGAGCTGAAGCGGCTGGAAAAGGCCGTTGCGGCCAAGGGCGGCTCCGTTGTCCTGCTTGAAAACAACCCGCTCGACGCCCTGTGGCAGGATCGTCCTTCCGAACCGCTGGAACCGGTCGTCATCCAGCCGGAGGCCTTTACGGGCAAGCTGGCGAAAGAAAAGATCGCTTCGCTGGCCGAGACGGTGTCGGCCAAGGGAGCGGACGCCCTGCTGGTCACCGATCCGTCCTCCATCGCCTGGATTTTCAATATTCGCGGCAACGACGTGCCGCATACGCCGCATCCGCTTGCCCGCGCCATCATCTATGCGGATGGCAGGGCGGATATTTTTCTCGATAAACGCAAGACGGGGATCGAGGCCGAGGCCTATCTGGCGCAGCTGGCGACGCAATTGCCGCCGTCGAAGATTGCCGATCGCCTGCACGCCATTGCCAGCGCCAAGGGCCGGATCATGGTCGATGCCGACCTGACACCCGTGGCGCTGACAGGGGCGATCACGGCGGCGGGTGGCACCCTGATCGAGGAGGCCGATCCCGTCCGCCTGCCGCGTGCCTGCAAGAACGAAGCGGAGCTTGCCGGCTCGGCCGCAGCACATGTGCAGGATGGCGCGGCGATGGTCGAATATCTTTGCTGGCTGGACAGGCAGCAGCCGGGCAGCGTTACCGAAATCGCGGCCGTCAAGGCGCTGGAGGCGGCGCGCGCCAAGGTGGGGCAGGGGCTGCAAAACCCGTTAAAGGATGTGTCTTTCGACACGATTTCAGGGTCTGGCCCACATGCCGCCATCATCCACTACCGCGTCACCACCGACACGGACCGGACACTTGCCGATGGCGAGATGTTCCTCGTCGATTCAGGCGCGCAATATGTCAACGGCACCACGGATATCACCCGTACCGTGGCGATTGGTAATGTTCCGGAAGAGCAGCGACGTTTCTTCACGCTGGTGCTGAAGGGCGTGATCGCCATCAGTGCTGCACGGTTTCCGAAGGGTACGCGTGGCTGCGATCTCGATCCGGTGGCGCGCATCGCGCTGTGGAAGGCCGGGGCGGATTATGCCCATGGCACCGGCCACGGTGTCGGTTCCTATCTTTCGGTGCATGAGGGACCGCAGCGTATCGCAAGGCTTTCGACGCAGGAGCTGCTGCCCGGCATGATCCTGTCGAATGAGCCGGGATATTACCGACCCGGTGCTTTTGGCATTCGCATCGAAAACCTGATCTATGTGCGCGAGGCGGAAGCGGTTACGGGCGGCGATCAGCCGATGTTGTCCTTCGAGACCCTGACCTGGTGCCCCATCGACCGCAGGCTGATCGTGGCCGCACTTTTGACCGATGACGAGCTTGACTGGCTCAACGCCTATCACGCCGGCGTTCTGGAAAAGCTTTCGCCCTTGATTGCGGATGAGGATGTGAAAGCGTGGCTTGGCGCGGCCACGCTTCCCTTGACGCGGGCGGCTTAA